From the Peromyscus leucopus breed LL Stock chromosome 8b, UCI_PerLeu_2.1, whole genome shotgun sequence genome, one window contains:
- the Sost gene encoding sclerostin: MQLSLAPCLVCLLVHAAFPAAEGQGWQAFKNDATEIIPGLREYPEPPQELENNQTMNRAENGGRPPHHPYDTKDVSEYSCRELHYTRFVTDGPCRSAKPVTELVCSGQCGPARLLPNAIGRAKWWRPNGPDFRCIPDRYRAQRVQLLCPGGAAPRARKVRLVASCKCKRLTRFHNQSELKDFGPETARPHKGRKPRPRARGAKANQAELENAY; the protein is encoded by the exons ATGCAGCTCTCGTTAGCGCCCTGTCTTGTCTGTCTGCTTGTTCATGCAGCCTTCCCTGCTGCGGAGGGCCAGGGGTGGCAAGCCTTCAAGAATGATGCCACAGAAATCATCCCTGGGCTCAGAGAGTACCCTGAgcctccccaggagctggagaacAACCAGACCATGAACCGGGCCGAGAACGGAGGAAGACCTCCCCACCATCCCTATGACACCAAAG ACGTGTCGGAATACAGCTGCCGTGAGCTGCACTACACCCGCTTCGTGACCGACGGGCCGTGTCGCAGCGCCAAGCCGGTCACCGAGCTGGTGTGCTCCGGCCAGTGTGGCCCCGCGCGCCTGCTGCCCAACGCCATCGGCCGCGCGAAGTGGTGGCGCCCGAACGGACCCGACTTCCGCTGCATCCCGGACCGCTACCGCGCTCAGCGGGTGCAGCTGCTGTGTCCCGGGGGCGCGGCGCCGCGCGCGCGCAAGGTGCGTCTGGTGGCCTCCTGCAAATGCAAGCGCCTCACACGCTTCCACAACCAGTCGGAGCTCAAGGACTTCGGGCCCGAGACCGCGCGACCGCACAAGGGTCGCAAGCCACGGCCCCGCGCCCGGGGCGCCAAAGCCAACCAGGCGGAGCTGGAGAACGCCTACTAG